The following proteins are encoded in a genomic region of Enterocloster clostridioformis:
- the asrA gene encoding anaerobic sulfite reductase subunit AsrA, translated as MGYRMDLKDADRMFAKLQEEYEIWAPKRFVGKGRYSDTDLIKYARVDRAEEIEYREKSDFPAKEVLSPITQSLFYFTEDEFIESKAVSKKLLIFMRPCDIHAQHHQEKIYLTNGGYEDIYYKRMNEKVKIVMMECGKGWDTCFCVSMGTNRTDDYSMAVRFGEDVLEFQVKDDAFASYFEGMEECPFEPQFVEKNELTLTVPEIPDKEVLTKLKEHPMWRQFDGRCISCGACTVACSTCTCFTTTDIIYNENRNVGERKRTSASCQVKDFTDMAGGMSFRNRAGDRMRYKVLHKFHDYKARFKDYHMCVGCGRCMDRCPEYISIVATVNKMADAVEEIKAGRQA; from the coding sequence ATGGGATACAGAATGGATTTGAAGGATGCCGACAGGATGTTTGCAAAGCTTCAGGAAGAGTATGAGATATGGGCGCCAAAACGTTTTGTGGGTAAGGGCAGGTATTCCGACACAGACCTGATTAAGTACGCCAGGGTGGACCGGGCGGAGGAAATCGAGTACAGGGAAAAATCGGATTTTCCGGCCAAGGAGGTATTAAGCCCCATTACCCAGTCCCTGTTCTATTTCACAGAAGATGAATTCATTGAAAGCAAGGCTGTTTCCAAGAAGCTGCTTATATTCATGCGGCCCTGCGATATCCACGCGCAGCATCATCAGGAAAAGATATATCTGACCAACGGCGGTTATGAGGATATATATTACAAGCGCATGAACGAGAAGGTCAAGATAGTGATGATGGAGTGCGGCAAAGGCTGGGATACCTGCTTCTGTGTCAGCATGGGAACCAACAGGACCGATGACTATTCCATGGCAGTCCGTTTCGGAGAAGACGTACTGGAGTTCCAGGTAAAGGACGATGCATTTGCCTCCTATTTCGAGGGCATGGAGGAATGTCCCTTTGAGCCGCAGTTTGTGGAAAAGAATGAGCTGACCCTCACGGTGCCGGAGATTCCGGATAAGGAGGTTCTGACAAAGCTTAAGGAGCATCCCATGTGGAGGCAGTTTGACGGCAGATGCATTTCCTGCGGCGCCTGTACCGTGGCGTGCAGCACCTGCACCTGTTTTACAACAACGGATATCATATACAATGAGAACCGCAACGTGGGAGAGCGCAAGAGGACTTCCGCCTCCTGCCAGGTAAAGGATTTCACCGATATGGCCGGCGGCATGAGCTTCAGAAACAGGGCCGGGGATAGGATGCGCTATAAGGTGCTCCACAAATTCCACGACTACAAGGCCAGGTTTAAGGACTACCATATGTGTGTGGGCTGCGGACGGTGCATGGACCGGTGTCCTGAGTACATATCCATCGTGGCTACAGTGAAT
- a CDS encoding cadherin-like beta sandwich domain-containing protein: MIRRMRHVAAVLAMACMMTVMMPAQMITAFAANARIAFSDPSATVGGKIKVNMKITSSDNLANADVMLSYDSNILEFVDGTNADGGAGAVRVHGDAGTPNTGTLAFTLNFNAIAAGTSKIEVTSQEIYDSNSQIVTVNQQGSSTVTVSALQSASKDATLKSLQISPGSLTPAFSPDVDTYAVTVGTDVDKVIVSADCTDGNATKVVSGNEGLQMGENRVTCRVTAQDGETIKEYVIVVTKAEGGASAADADASSQVRMRIAERVITILPPDPEVKVPEGFKESTINIDGHKVQGWVWGSEAEHQYCVVYGMNESGEKSFYRYDMKDDERTIQRYFEDPAISGSVTKEVYDELALTYDKIYDDYNLLKILLIVTIVIAIILLVILLVVVFTRGSGRKGGSRDELGDKKDGPRGGRGRNSRKEKAEEPELLEHSEDYQEYADEEGCQDSDWYDESEEYEDDSAYGDDEGYRDLPEEDYPLDEEDEDIYEEDEDVYETEEEPQVEIPVKKPVKPGRPVQTPDRAPAQAPASRQKPPVKQERPVVRRETEQGSAKQDAQDDDFEIFDL; encoded by the coding sequence ATGATTAGACGTATGAGACATGTGGCTGCAGTTCTGGCAATGGCGTGCATGATGACAGTCATGATGCCGGCGCAGATGATAACGGCCTTTGCGGCAAATGCGAGAATCGCCTTTTCCGACCCATCCGCAACCGTGGGCGGCAAGATCAAGGTGAATATGAAGATAACCAGCAGCGACAACCTGGCCAATGCGGATGTGATGCTGTCCTATGATTCCAACATATTGGAATTTGTGGACGGCACCAACGCGGACGGAGGGGCGGGAGCTGTCCGGGTCCATGGGGACGCAGGCACGCCCAATACGGGAACCCTTGCATTCACCCTTAATTTCAATGCCATAGCGGCCGGGACCAGCAAGATTGAGGTTACCAGCCAGGAAATTTATGATTCCAACTCACAGATTGTGACGGTTAACCAGCAGGGAAGCTCCACTGTGACGGTCAGTGCCCTGCAGTCAGCTTCCAAGGATGCCACTCTTAAATCACTCCAGATTTCACCAGGAAGCCTGACGCCGGCATTTTCACCGGATGTGGACACCTACGCGGTGACCGTTGGAACGGATGTGGATAAGGTTATTGTCAGCGCGGATTGCACGGACGGGAACGCCACCAAGGTGGTCAGCGGAAACGAAGGACTCCAGATGGGCGAAAACCGCGTGACATGCCGCGTGACAGCCCAGGATGGCGAGACCATCAAGGAATACGTCATTGTGGTGACCAAGGCAGAGGGCGGCGCCAGCGCTGCGGATGCCGATGCTTCTTCCCAGGTAAGGATGCGGATAGCCGAGCGCGTCATCACCATTCTTCCGCCTGATCCTGAGGTGAAGGTTCCGGAAGGATTCAAGGAGAGCACCATTAATATCGACGGCCACAAGGTTCAGGGCTGGGTATGGGGCTCTGAGGCAGAGCACCAGTACTGTGTCGTGTACGGTATGAATGAGTCCGGAGAGAAGAGCTTCTACCGTTATGATATGAAGGACGATGAGAGGACCATACAGCGTTACTTTGAGGACCCGGCCATCAGCGGTTCCGTGACAAAGGAAGTGTACGATGAACTGGCCCTTACATACGACAAGATTTACGATGATTACAATCTCCTTAAGATACTGCTGATTGTGACCATTGTCATCGCAATCATTCTGCTGGTCATCCTTCTGGTGGTTGTATTTACCAGGGGCTCCGGAAGAAAGGGCGGCAGCCGGGATGAACTGGGTGACAAGAAGGACGGTCCGCGGGGCGGCCGGGGCAGGAACAGCAGGAAGGAAAAGGCAGAGGAGCCTGAGCTTTTGGAGCATTCAGAGGATTATCAGGAATACGCCGATGAGGAGGGCTGCCAGGATTCTGACTGGTACGATGAATCTGAGGAATATGAGGATGATTCTGCCTACGGCGATGATGAGGGCTACAGAGACCTTCCGGAGGAGGATTATCCGCTGGATGAAGAGGATGAGGACATCTACGAAGAGGATGAAGATGTCTATGAAACGGAAGAAGAGCCTCAGGTGGAGATTCCGGTGAAAAAGCCGGTGAAGCCTGGGAGGCCGGTTCAGACACCGGACCGTGCGCCGGCCCAGGCGCCGGCATCCAGGCAGAAGCCGCCTGTGAAACAGGAACGGCCGGTTGTCAGGAGGGAAACAGAGCAGGGTTCTGCAAAACAGGACGCACAGGATGATGATTTTGAGATTTTTGATTTGTAA
- a CDS encoding SH3 domain-containing protein, with product MKGKKLKRGLALVLGLMLAAEVPASVATPFKMFDSYAYTGAATVKATSLNVRSGAGTGYSSVGRLAAGAAVTVIGEQRGTDGNTWYQIQYTGTGGAVNTGYVSSLYIRLPVAYTTDSNFEAYLTSQGFPESYKNGLRQLHAQYPNWVFKAKNTGLDWNTVIENESVLGRNLVATGSVSSWKSVANGAYNWDNSTWTGFDGSNWVAASEDIIRYYMDPRNFLDETYVFQFLNHEYDANTQTKEGLNSLINGSFLSGTTNSTGTGGSDFSSGPGSSSEGPGSGGPGSSGSSSGSSKGPGRSSTYEDTQHGPGVSGSSNGSGSAAVSPGGSSSGGSSGSSSPSGSGEVSLESPHASIEPRERNIVSTSVSLVAPGQDGSGSSSGPVSPGQSGSGTSNGPVASPASENVVDQTGTSPGGGSTGAAAPYADIIMAAASQSGVSPYVLAAMILQEQGNNGTSPLISGSYSGYEGYYNFFNVEAYQSGAVSAIEMGLRFASQSGSYGRPWNTVEKAIRGGAQNYGDNYVKAGQNTFYLKKFNVQGSNLYKHQYMSNIQGAASEAAKLSQAYTSDLKKTALEFHIPVFNNMPEQPCVAPTGDGSPNNKLSGLGVDGFNLTPSFNRDTQEYNLIVDSSVSNITVSAYASDSNARVDGAGNVSLQNGGNDISIAVTAQNGSVRTYTIHVVKQDGGPTQGSAGSPVYGGGSFGGTVSPDGSSGGSGGPGGPGSPSGSGSGPGGSNVTIVEVQS from the coding sequence ATGAAGGGAAAAAAGTTAAAAAGGGGCCTGGCGCTTGTGCTGGGACTGATGCTGGCCGCTGAGGTTCCGGCATCTGTGGCTACGCCTTTTAAAATGTTTGATTCCTATGCATATACAGGGGCGGCCACGGTTAAGGCCACCTCTTTGAATGTACGCAGCGGAGCCGGCACCGGATATTCATCGGTGGGCAGGCTGGCAGCGGGAGCGGCCGTTACCGTTATCGGGGAACAGCGCGGAACAGACGGCAATACATGGTATCAGATTCAATATACAGGAACGGGCGGAGCCGTTAACACCGGCTATGTCTCATCGCTCTATATCAGGCTTCCGGTGGCCTATACCACGGATTCTAATTTTGAAGCATATCTCACCTCACAGGGATTTCCGGAGAGCTATAAAAACGGGCTCAGGCAGCTTCATGCCCAATATCCGAATTGGGTATTCAAAGCCAAAAACACAGGTCTGGACTGGAACACGGTTATTGAAAATGAGTCTGTGCTGGGGCGCAACCTTGTGGCCACGGGCAGTGTTTCCTCCTGGAAATCCGTTGCCAACGGAGCTTATAACTGGGACAACAGTACGTGGACCGGATTCGACGGCAGCAACTGGGTGGCTGCCTCCGAGGATATCATACGGTATTACATGGACCCCAGAAATTTTCTGGATGAGACGTATGTGTTCCAGTTCCTCAACCATGAATATGATGCCAATACACAGACAAAGGAGGGGTTAAACAGCCTCATAAACGGCTCCTTCCTTTCAGGGACAACGAATTCCACAGGAACAGGGGGAAGTGATTTCTCCAGCGGGCCAGGATCTTCTTCGGAAGGTCCCGGTTCAGGCGGTCCCGGCTCCTCAGGCAGTTCCTCAGGTTCTTCCAAGGGGCCCGGGCGCAGCAGTACCTATGAAGATACACAGCATGGACCAGGGGTTTCCGGCAGTTCAAACGGCTCCGGGTCAGCAGCGGTCTCTCCGGGAGGCAGCTCCTCAGGCGGATCCTCAGGGAGCAGCAGTCCTTCTGGCAGCGGGGAGGTGAGTCTGGAGTCCCCACACGCATCCATTGAGCCCAGAGAGCGCAATATAGTGTCTACCAGCGTAAGCCTGGTGGCTCCGGGACAGGACGGTTCCGGCAGCAGCAGTGGTCCCGTGTCCCCGGGCCAGAGTGGCAGCGGCACTTCAAACGGTCCGGTGGCGTCACCCGCATCGGAAAATGTGGTGGACCAGACCGGCACGTCGCCGGGAGGCGGCTCCACCGGTGCAGCGGCTCCTTATGCAGACATCATCATGGCCGCGGCCAGTCAGTCAGGGGTAAGCCCTTATGTGCTGGCAGCCATGATACTCCAGGAGCAGGGCAATAATGGTACAAGCCCTCTTATTTCCGGTTCCTATTCCGGTTACGAGGGATACTACAACTTCTTTAATGTGGAGGCATACCAGTCCGGCGCAGTGTCCGCCATTGAGATGGGACTCAGGTTTGCGTCCCAGTCCGGTTCCTACGGACGTCCCTGGAACACGGTGGAGAAGGCCATCCGGGGCGGCGCCCAGAATTATGGGGATAATTATGTGAAAGCCGGGCAGAATACATTTTATCTGAAGAAATTCAATGTCCAGGGGTCAAACCTTTATAAGCACCAGTATATGAGCAATATCCAGGGAGCTGCCTCAGAGGCGGCCAAGCTGTCCCAGGCATACACGTCTGATTTGAAGAAGACAGCCCTGGAGTTTCATATCCCTGTATTTAACAATATGCCGGAGCAGCCCTGCGTGGCGCCTACCGGAGACGGAAGCCCCAACAACAAGCTGTCCGGTCTCGGAGTGGACGGTTTCAATCTGACTCCAAGCTTTAACAGGGATACCCAGGAATATAATCTGATTGTGGATTCTTCTGTGTCCAATATTACAGTCAGCGCATATGCGTCGGATTCCAATGCGCGTGTGGACGGCGCAGGCAATGTCTCCCTGCAGAATGGCGGAAACGACATTTCCATCGCTGTGACTGCCCAGAACGGAAGCGTGAGGACCTATACCATCCATGTGGTGAAGCAGGACGGCGGTCCTACCCAGGGAAGCGCAGGCTCACCTGTATATGGAGGCGGCAGTTTTGGCGGTACGGTCAGTCCGGACGGCAGTTCAGGCGGCAGCGGCGGACCAGGCGGACCGGGAAGTCCTTCCGGAAGCGGCAGCGGACCAGGCGGAAGCAATGTAACCATTGTAGAAGTGCAGTCCTGA
- a CDS encoding D-alanyl-D-alanine carboxypeptidase family protein, with protein MKQWIFLITLTISLACTQINAAADSWTSVPVTEEARGEGDFLKLYAQSAVLMDGDTGRILYGKGQDIIRPMASTTKIMTCILALENGRGEDTVKASSNAASQPKVHLGVREGEEYRLEDLLYALMLESYNDAAVMIAEHIGGSVEGFAAMMNEKAVGLGCGDTYFITPNGLDGVRTDEQGKEHIHSTTASDLARIMRYCVTKSPARDEFLKITQTQNHYFTDTAGKRSFNCYNHNAFLTMMEGVLSGKTGFTGGAGYSYVGAMENQGRTYVIALLGCGWPPHKTYKWSDARKLYSYGLEHFKMKDVFREEAFARVPVAGGLCWKEGEGATDQVELSMMLKPDDMHLTLLMGEGEQARVVKKVPSILMAPVREGQQVGTVDYYLGEVLVKRFPVYAVQGVEKMNLRRAADRVLDLFLVR; from the coding sequence ATGAAGCAATGGATTTTTTTGATAACACTGACAATTTCACTGGCCTGCACTCAGATAAATGCGGCTGCAGACAGTTGGACTTCGGTACCTGTGACGGAAGAGGCCCGGGGGGAAGGGGATTTCCTGAAGCTGTATGCCCAGTCTGCTGTCCTTATGGATGGGGATACCGGCAGAATTTTGTATGGGAAGGGACAGGATATTATCCGGCCCATGGCCAGTACCACGAAAATTATGACCTGTATCCTGGCTCTGGAGAACGGAAGGGGGGAGGATACGGTGAAGGCGTCCTCCAATGCCGCCTCCCAGCCCAAGGTGCACCTGGGGGTACGGGAGGGAGAGGAGTACAGGCTGGAGGACCTTTTGTATGCCCTGATGCTGGAATCCTATAATGATGCGGCTGTGATGATAGCGGAGCACATAGGAGGCAGCGTGGAAGGGTTTGCCGCAATGATGAATGAGAAGGCTGTGGGGCTTGGCTGCGGGGATACCTATTTTATTACGCCCAACGGGCTGGATGGGGTAAGGACAGATGAACAGGGAAAGGAACATATCCATTCCACCACAGCCTCTGATTTGGCCCGAATCATGCGGTATTGTGTGACAAAGTCCCCTGCCAGGGATGAATTTTTAAAGATAACGCAGACCCAGAACCACTATTTTACGGATACGGCAGGGAAACGCTCTTTTAACTGTTATAATCACAACGCGTTTCTGACTATGATGGAAGGGGTCCTGTCCGGGAAAACGGGATTTACAGGGGGAGCCGGGTATTCTTATGTGGGAGCCATGGAGAACCAGGGAAGGACCTACGTCATTGCCCTTCTGGGCTGCGGCTGGCCGCCTCATAAGACATATAAATGGTCGGATGCAAGAAAGCTCTACTCCTATGGGCTGGAGCATTTTAAGATGAAGGATGTGTTCCGGGAGGAAGCCTTTGCCAGGGTTCCCGTGGCAGGAGGACTGTGCTGGAAGGAAGGGGAAGGCGCCACTGACCAGGTGGAGCTGTCCATGATGCTTAAGCCCGATGATATGCATCTGACACTGCTGATGGGAGAGGGGGAGCAGGCGCGGGTGGTGAAGAAGGTTCCTTCTATATTAATGGCCCCGGTCAGAGAGGGACAGCAGGTGGGAACCGTGGATTATTACCTGGGAGAGGTGCTGGTAAAAAGGTTCCCTGTCTATGCCGTGCAGGGAGTGGAGAAGATGAATCTGAGACGGGCCGCGGACCGGGTGCTGGATTTGTTTCTGGTGAGATAG